Within the Debaryomyces hansenii CBS767 chromosome E complete sequence genome, the region GGCgaatgaattttttgaatatctAACTTCAGAGGAGATTAAATCTATCATATTGAATGGTGATCGTTCATATGCAGATTTTCATGAAGATAGCAttcttgaagatgattCTCAAAAAGATTGGTTTCATAAATGGGGGTATGTGTACGAGACGGAATCGGATTGTTATAGAGCCTTGGATTTAGAACTTAAAAACTATTCATTAGAATTAACTGTGTTAGATAATTTGCTCAAGTTGGGAGTAAGTTTTGCAGAATTACCAAAAACTTCTACTCTTGGAATAGAAACTCTTAAAGATctaattgaagaaaaacgGACATTGATCTTAGAGAGATACATTCCTGTGGCTATTCAAAAGAAGGCTATTAAGGCCAACCAGCTAAGTAAATGTGAGGCTAATACTGcgaaatataatgaattaatgtgttattaaataaaataaaaagctTCTAGTATAGTTAATATTTACAAGGTTCGAACTCTCTTTTTAGTGTAAGATCAGCTGAATTCAACAACGTAGTAATTTTGTTTTCCAGCTCTAACAAGTAATAATTTTCCATCAATTAAGTGATCTTTGTCGAATAAGACCACATCTTCCGGGTCAATATGTTGGTTCCTATCAAGCCCCAAATAAATACCCCCTGCTGCAATCAAGTTTTTGGTTTCAGtctttgattttttcatcaCTTTCGCCAACAAGGTActtaattttaaatcatcaatattaaaatcatcGAATTTAAATCTCACCAATATTCctgatttttcaaatacgctaattaatttattagccgaaatatcatcaatgAAGGGTTGATCAGGTGTAGGAAATAAAAAGCTTGTTACATAGGCCATTTTATCTCCCATTCCATTACCATGGATCAAGTCGGTTACTTCACGAGCCAAAATTCTCTGTGCTGCCCTTATTCCTGGATCCTCATTATGCTTCTGAACAATTTTTTCGATCGTAGCCATTGGTAAAATTGTGAAGACTTTCAAGAGTTTGGCAACTATTTCATCCGgagtattaataaaatattgatataacTGGTAAGGTGTAGTTAACttttcatttataaatatagcATTTCCCGCTGATTTTCCAAACTTTTCACCAGTTGGAGTTGTCAATAATGGAACCGTCATTCCGAATGATGGTTCTTCTATTTTGTCTTTAGGTTTTGAAACCCTATTAAAATGCTTCTGTAACCtagaaatcaaatcaacACCTGCAGTAATATTACCCCATTGGTCATTTCCGCCTATTTGTAAATTcactttttcatttttgaacAAATGCCAAAAATCATATGCCTGCAATACCTGATAtgaaaattcattaaaccCCAACCCGTGCTCAGATTTTAATCTTGATTGAATAGAATCACGTCCCAACATAGCGGACACTCTAATATGTTTCCCATAGGTAGATAAGAAGTCTAATATCTTAATGGATTCCCACCACTTGGCGTTGTTTTCTGTAAATATTTGACCTTGCTTTTGAATAGGAAAGTTTCTTGACTTCGCATACTCAACACCTTGCTTTAAAAAATTGGATAactgattttgaattctatTTACATTGTCTAGTCTTTTCTCTTCAGCTAGCTGAGTTCTCTCGGTCGTACGGCCACTTGGGTCACCAACAGCACCAGTAGCACCACCTACTAACCCCACTACATCATGACCCCTCAAATTAAAATGAAGTAGTACCATTAACGGCAACAAATTTCCTAAATGTAAAGACTCTGCAGTTGGATCAGCTCCACAGTATAACTTGAACCTCTTTTCTGAGGATGGATCTGTCCActtaaataaatcatcatgCGTTATAGATTCAACTAAGTAACGAGATTGTAAATGGCCAACCAATGACACATCTAtatcatttgaaaaatcacCAAGTTTAGTTAATTCAGAAATCGTTGGAATAATGGTAACAGTTTCTGGTAAGTCTTCTTTCAGAATTGCAGGCATTGTCGtttgaaatcttttgtTACTAGTTAAGCTAGACACAAAAGGGAAAAGGGTCCTGGCCCTACCATTCCCACTTATAAGTTTACTTatcatattattaatacGTCACAGAACTACAAGGAATAGGTTCAATTCGAGTTTATATTAGAACgaattatcatcattttattGATACTGTATATAGGAAATCATCTACATgaaaaatcattttttttaaGACATGAAGGATGCCTACAGAAGCTTGACAGAATACATATAATAGCCGTTACAGAATGTCGAATACAGCGTCAGATCTTTCAAAGGTATTAGAAGGATCGAATCACtcgaagaaaagaaagagaagaagaaataataaaggGAAATCAACGACACAAAATTCTCCAACAGCCGCTTCAAGTACTGAAACTAATGAATTACCAACTGAAAATGACAATAAAAAGATAAAGTTTGACGATGATAGTGGTAATAATGGCGATATCTTAAATATTCGTGATAATGGTCTGTCTGTAAAGCTCACAGGTACGGATGAcgataaattaatagacGCAAATCTTAGCGATGAGACGGaagagaaaataataaaaccTAAAAAGAGCATAGAACAAAGCACTACGGACCCCAGGAAGGcaaaaaagatgaaaaaagTTGTGAATTATGAAGAtagtgaagaagatgagGACGAaggaaataattcataCTATAAGTCAAAAGATTTATCTAATTCGCAATTATCGAAGAAAGCATCTGATCTATACGAGGTACGTCAAAAATTACCAATCTTTCAGCATAAGGATGAAATACTCCGGTACGTAAATAAGAACCAAGTAACAGTTATTATTGGTGAAACTGGTTCTGGTAAATCTACACAAATACCACAATTTTTAATGCCGACGAATAGAAAACAAATAGCAGTTACGCAACCTCGTAGAGTTGCAGCCGCATCCTTGGCAGCAAGAGTCAGTGAAGAATATGGTTGTCGGTTGGGTCAAGAAGTTGGTTATCAAGTTAGATTTTCTAACGTTACACATCCCCATAAAACCAAGTTGAAGTATTTAACTGATGGTATGCTTTTAAGAGAAATTATGCTTGATGGAAAccttaataaatattccacaattattattgatgagGCCCATGAAAGAACAATTTTGACCGATTTGATTATGGGTTTCTTGAAAGAGTTAATTGTCTCTAAAAAGAGGGctgatttgaaaataataattatgtcTGCCACTTTGAATGCTGAACTATTTagtaaattttttgatcaAGCACCAATCTTGTTCGTTGAGGGTAAGATGTATCCTGTTTCCAAACATTACTTGGCAGATTCAACAGAGGATATTGCAGATACTATGGTCAGAAGTATAGTTCAGGTTAACATGTCCGAACAAGAAGGTGATATTCTCTGTTTCTTACCAGGTCaggaagaaattgatagtTGTGTGAATATTTTACAACAAGTTGCACCTCAGTTACCTAGAGAGGCGCCTCTAATTGTCGCTTTACCACTTTATGCAGCCTTATCACCAGCCCAACAGCtgaaaatctttgaaaagCTTCCaggaagaaaaagaaaagtCATTTTAGCTACAAATATTGCAGAGACATCGATTACTGTTAGCGGAGTTAAATATGTTATCGATTCGGGACTTCGAAAAGTAAAGGTATGGAAACATCAACTAGGTCTATCTACTTTATTAACTACACCTATATCTCAAGCTTCTGCGAAGCAAAGAGCAGGTAGAGCAGGTAGAGAATCACCTGGTAAGGTATTTCGTTTGTACCTGGAGAAGACAttttttaatcaattgcCAAAACAGCAAGAGTCTGAAATTATGAGAAATGATATTGTATTACCAATATTgactttgaagaagattggGGTTGATGATTTACTCAATTGGACGTGGCTAGAGCATCCAGGACAAGAAGCAATTCTAAGCGCATTGACTACTTTGTACTCATTGGGTGCTTTGGATGATAGCGGTAAGATTACTAAACTAGGATATAAGATGTCCGTCTTGCCACTT harbors:
- a CDS encoding DEHA2E21318p (similar to uniprot|P48527 Saccharomyces cerevisiae YPL097W MSY1 Mitochondrial tyrosyl-tRNA synthetase), with the translated sequence MISKLISGNGRARTLFPFVSSLTSNKRFQTTMPAISKEDLPETVTIIPTISELTKLGDFSNDIDVSLVGHLQSRYLVESITHDDLFKWTDPSSEKRFKLYCGADPTAESLHLGNLLPLMVLLHFNLRGHDVVGLVGGATGAVGDPSGRTTERTQLAEEKRLDNVNRIQNQLSNFLKQGVEYAKSRNFPIQKQGQIFTENNAKWWESIKILDFLSTYGKHIRVSAMLGRDSIQSRLKSEHGLGFNEFSYQVLQAYDFWHLFKNEKVNLQIGGNDQWGNITAGVDLISRLQKHFNRVSKPKDKIEEPSFGMTVPLLTTPTGEKFGKSAGNAIFINEKLTTPYQLYQYFINTPDEIVAKLLKVFTILPMATIEKIVQKHNEDPGIRAAQRILAREVTDLIHGNGMGDKMAYVTSFLFPTPDQPFIDDISANKLISVFEKSGILVRFKFDDFNIDDLKLSTLLAKVMKKSKTETKNLIAAGGIYLGLDRNQHIDPEDVVLFDKDHLIDGKLLLVRAGKQNYYVVEFS
- a CDS encoding DEHA2E21340p (similar to uniprot|P36009 Saccharomyces cerevisiae YKL078W DHR2 Predominantly nucleolar DEAH-box RNA helicase required for 18S rRNA synthesis) — its product is MSNTASDLSKVLEGSNHSKKRKRRRNNKGKSTTQNSPTAASSTETNELPTENDNKKIKFDDDSGNNGDILNIRDNGSSVKLTGTDDDKLIDANLSDETEEKIIKPKKSIEQSTTDPRKAKKMKKVVNYEDSEEDEDEGNNSYYKSKDLSNSQLSKKASDLYEVRQKLPIFQHKDEILRYVNKNQVTVIIGETGSGKSTQIPQFLMPTNRKQIAVTQPRRVAAASLAARVSEEYGCRLGQEVGYQVRFSNVTHPHKTKLKYLTDGMLLREIMLDGNLNKYSTIIIDEAHERTILTDLIMGFLKELIVSKKRADLKIIIMSATLNAELFSKFFDQAPILFVEGKMYPVSKHYLADSTEDIADTMVRSIVQVNMSEQEGDILCFLPGQEEIDSCVNILQQVAPQLPREAPLIVALPLYAALSPAQQSKIFEKLPGRKRKVILATNIAETSITVSGVKYVIDSGLRKVKVWKHQLGLSTLLTTPISQASAKQRAGRAGRESPGKVFRLYSEKTFFNQLPKQQESEIMRNDIVLPILTLKKIGVDDLLNWTWLEHPGQEAILSALTTLYSLGALDDSGKITKLGYKMSVLPLPPQLSVVLLSALDFGVLSSVIDIVACISVDNLILNVGSGNGEIRDEINFKRRNYCPLGCKQGDLIAVKEFFSYYKELIDNGNTSEAKAWCKELHFSYKGFKNVMRVRNQLKDYMMATVRQDDTLKQHERDQQLRNIKLQLDAESLLDDDSDADTGVSKQPLDIPAILKSFLKGYITNTAIGMPDRSYRTCTTGQLISIHPSSTLFGKANLDAIMYIEYVYTAKGYGRNCSVIELGWLQEIAPQLLGASKISINE